The Mycolicibacterium fluoranthenivorans genome segment CAACTCACCGAAGGACTCGCTGAACGCGGGCATCGCGACGGTCTACCAGGACCTCGCGGTCGTGGCGCTGATGCCGGTGTGGCGCAACTTCTTCCTCGGCAACGAGTTGCGCCGGAAGGGCCTGCTCAAGTCGCTGGACATTCCCGCGATGCGCGCCACCACGATCTCCGAACTGCACAAGATGGGCATCGACCTGCCCGATGTGGACGCGCCGATCGGTTCGCTCTCGGGTGGCCAGCGCCAGTGCGTGGCCATCGCCCGCGCCATCTTCTTCGGCGCCCGGGTGCTGATCCTCGACGAGCCCACCGCCGCCCTGGGGGTCAAACAGTCCGGCATGGTGCTGCGCTACATCACCGCAGCCAAGGAACAGGGTTTCGGGGTCATCTTCATCACCCACAACCCGCACCACGCGCACATGGTCGGTGATCACTTCGTGCTCCTCAACCGCGGCCGGCAGAAGCTCGACTGCACCTATGACGAGATCACGCTGGAACACCTCACGCAGGAGATGGCAGGCGGCAACGAGCTCGAGGCGCTCAGCC includes the following:
- a CDS encoding ATP-binding cassette domain-containing protein, which encodes MSTSAQAPLAETPAAGAAPLVELKNVGKSYGNIIALKDINLRVGAGEVTGVLGDNGAGKSTLIKIIAGLHKPTEGELLIDGTSTVFNSPKDSLNAGIATVYQDLAVVALMPVWRNFFLGNELRRKGLLKSLDIPAMRATTISELHKMGIDLPDVDAPIGSLSGGQRQCVAIARAIFFGARVLILDEPTAALGVKQSGMVLRYITAAKEQGFGVIFITHNPHHAHMVGDHFVLLNRGRQKLDCTYDEITLEHLTQEMAGGNELEALSHELGRR